Proteins encoded together in one Candidatus Methylomirabilota bacterium window:
- a CDS encoding ATP-binding protein produces QLKAVSASFRMILREESVLEVFDPTLVVAVTLALFGILFGARNLDFTKRQTGLMTAVAVESVVKLVAFLVVGVYVTWGLFGGIGDLFGRAAAHPEWSRLLTLDGPGTASYSRWTAMLVISMVAVMLLPRQFHVLVVQNARERDVHTVSWSFPLYLMLINLFVLPIALAGLATFPEAGGTADSFILRLPLFFDSQLASVIVFLGGFSAATAMIVVDSLALSKMITNDVILPALLRRRSMEDLYWITLFYTRLAMLGVVALGLLWARMERGQLLLVEMGLLSFVAVSQCAPAILAGLYWKRANRQGAFAGISAGFVLWFYTLIIPALGKEGVLPPSFLADGPFGLGIFRPTAFLGLAGMDPLAHGVFWSLFLNAGLLVLVSLFTEQKADDRAQAAAFVGARGEDKAGTGAPALLSPTEIERLVHHFVGEEEARAIIRELFGGKASAELSVPELLELRIRFERLLAAPLGSAAARIIVEDRFTISKDEAEQLVASFHRMQESLKETEAEVRRGERLLASVVQSVDDCIFTADVNGRLVTMNPAGRRLLGYRERDFPGRTATDLLDADDRRRVGAALARAVEQGSGWSGQVTGWTRRGQAFPAHLAVRCIFDARGQLMGTVGVLRDLSEQVETQRRLIQREKLASLGEMAAGVAHEIRNPLGGIKMATNLLSSGDLDGRPLSQEMARAILAGIAEIEGIINSLLDYTRDTRLERAEYEVLRILDPVVETAAAAGRAKGVTVGYGHVERDAVALVDGQKLRQVFANVLQNALEAIGAGAAGGRVTVDLRADGGRVVVEVSDTGSGITPEDREKIFLPFFTTKPSGTGLGMSIVKKIVDLHGGDISVDSAPGRGTRVRVALPAAPAPQPVVTGGAA; encoded by the coding sequence CAGCTGAAGGCGGTGTCGGCGTCGTTCCGGATGATCCTGCGCGAGGAGTCGGTGCTGGAGGTGTTCGACCCGACGCTGGTGGTGGCGGTGACCCTGGCCCTCTTCGGCATCCTGTTCGGGGCTCGCAACCTCGACTTCACCAAGCGGCAGACCGGGCTGATGACCGCGGTGGCGGTGGAGTCGGTGGTGAAGCTGGTGGCCTTTCTCGTAGTGGGCGTCTACGTGACCTGGGGCCTCTTCGGCGGGATCGGGGACCTCTTCGGCCGCGCCGCCGCGCACCCCGAGTGGTCGCGCCTCCTCACGCTCGATGGCCCCGGCACGGCTTCCTATTCACGGTGGACGGCCATGCTGGTGATCTCGATGGTTGCGGTGATGCTTCTGCCGCGGCAGTTCCACGTGCTCGTCGTGCAGAACGCGAGGGAGCGCGACGTCCACACCGTGTCCTGGTCCTTCCCCCTCTACCTCATGCTGATCAATCTTTTCGTGCTGCCCATCGCGCTCGCCGGCCTCGCGACCTTCCCGGAGGCGGGCGGGACCGCGGACAGCTTCATCCTGCGGCTACCCCTCTTCTTCGACAGCCAGCTCGCCTCGGTGATCGTCTTCCTCGGCGGTTTCTCCGCCGCCACCGCCATGATCGTGGTGGACTCCCTCGCGCTCTCGAAGATGATCACCAATGACGTGATCCTGCCCGCGCTGCTGCGCCGGCGGTCCATGGAAGATCTCTACTGGATCACCCTCTTCTACACGCGCCTGGCCATGCTGGGCGTGGTGGCGCTGGGCCTCCTGTGGGCGCGCATGGAGCGCGGCCAGCTCCTGCTCGTGGAGATGGGCCTCCTGTCCTTCGTGGCGGTGAGCCAGTGCGCGCCCGCCATCCTCGCCGGCCTCTACTGGAAGCGCGCGAACCGGCAGGGGGCCTTCGCGGGGATCTCCGCAGGGTTCGTCCTGTGGTTCTACACGCTGATCATCCCCGCGCTGGGCAAGGAAGGGGTCCTGCCGCCCTCGTTCCTCGCCGACGGCCCGTTCGGGCTCGGCATCTTCCGGCCCACCGCCTTCCTCGGTCTCGCCGGGATGGACCCGCTCGCCCACGGCGTGTTCTGGTCGCTCTTCCTCAACGCGGGTCTGCTCGTGCTCGTCTCGCTGTTCACCGAGCAGAAGGCGGACGATCGCGCCCAGGCCGCCGCCTTCGTGGGGGCCCGCGGCGAGGACAAGGCGGGCACGGGCGCGCCCGCCCTCCTGTCCCCGACGGAGATCGAGCGTCTCGTCCACCACTTCGTGGGCGAGGAGGAGGCGCGGGCGATCATCCGCGAGCTCTTCGGCGGCAAGGCCTCCGCCGAGCTGTCGGTGCCCGAGCTACTCGAGCTGCGCATTCGCTTCGAGCGGCTGCTCGCCGCGCCCCTGGGCTCCGCCGCCGCCCGCATCATCGTGGAGGACCGCTTCACGATCTCGAAGGACGAGGCGGAGCAGCTCGTGGCCTCCTTCCACCGCATGCAGGAGTCGCTGAAGGAGACGGAAGCGGAGGTGCGCCGGGGCGAGCGGCTGCTCGCCTCGGTGGTGCAGAGCGTGGACGACTGTATCTTCACCGCGGACGTGAACGGGCGCCTCGTCACCATGAACCCCGCGGGGCGCCGGCTCCTCGGTTACCGCGAGCGCGACTTCCCCGGCCGCACCGCCACCGACCTCCTCGACGCCGACGACCGCCGCCGGGTCGGGGCCGCGCTCGCGCGCGCGGTGGAGCAGGGCTCCGGCTGGAGCGGCCAGGTCACCGGCTGGACGCGGCGGGGCCAGGCCTTCCCCGCGCATCTGGCCGTGCGCTGCATCTTCGACGCCCGGGGCCAGCTCATGGGGACGGTGGGCGTGCTGCGCGACCTCAGCGAGCAGGTCGAAACGCAACGGCGGTTGATCCAGAGAGAGAAGCTGGCGTCGCTCGGCGAGATGGCGGCCGGCGTGGCGCACGAGATCCGCAACCCGCTCGGCGGCATCAAGATGGCCACAAACCTCTTGTCCTCGGGCGACCTCGACGGGCGGCCCCTGTCCCAGGAGATGGCGCGAGCCATCCTCGCGGGCATCGCCGAGATCGAAGGCATCATCAACAGCCTGCTCGACTACACGCGCGACACGCGGCTGGAGCGCGCGGAGTACGAGGTGCTGCGCATCCTCGATCCGGTGGTGGAGACCGCGGCGGCGGCCGGCCGCGCCAAGGGCGTCACCGTCGGCTACGGCCACGTCGAGCGCGACGCGGTCGCTCTCGTCGACGGCCAGAAGCTCCGCCAGGTGTTCGCCAACGTGCTCCAGAACGCGCTCGAGGCCATCGGCGCCGGCGCGGCGGGCGGCCGGGTGACGGTGGACCTGCGCGCGGACGGGGGGCGGGTGGTGGTCGAGGTCTCCGACACCGGCAGCGGCATCACGCCCGAGGACCGGGAGAAGATCTTCCTGCCGTTCTTCACCACCAAGCCCTCGGGCACCGGGCTCGGCATGTCCATCGTCAAGAAGATCGTCGATCTCCACGGCGGCGACATCAGCGTCGACAGCGCGCCCGGCCGCGGCACCCGCGTCCGCGTCGCGCTGCCCGCCGCGCCGGCCCCGCAGCCCGTGGTCACCGGAGGAGCGGCATGA
- a CDS encoding sigma-54 dependent transcriptional regulator, with protein sequence MKRKILLVEDDDVFLRPLHRALELAGYEVLPVSSGEDALETLKAEDVDMVLTDRRLPGMDGVELVRRIHGEHTDLAVVVMTAYGTIESAVEAMRMGAEDYLVKPFEIAELLLVIRRALEFHELKSASRLTLRRNQERFTFKNIVARSPRMKEVFELVQPLVDLETTVLIHGETGVGKELLARSIHFSGARRDRPFVAVNCAAIPEELFESELFGARRGAFTGAHEHRRGHFQMAHGGTLLLDEIGEMPLHLQSKLLRAIEEKKVTSVGSDRPVEVDVRFIATTNKDLQAEAERGTFRRDLYYRLSVMPVLIPPLRERPEDVPVLVQQFLEAASRRSRKGVRGIAPESLQALMRYPWPGNVRELENVIERAVIVSKDEVLTGVERFLSPSGAHAPVDLSLPFRDAKARVVEEFERAYVAGLLDAHGGKLTAAAKHADMDPKNFSDKMARYGLRRVPPTEGGESSPRPA encoded by the coding sequence ATGAAGCGAAAGATCCTGTTGGTCGAAGACGACGACGTTTTCCTGCGACCGCTGCACCGAGCGCTCGAGCTGGCCGGCTACGAGGTACTGCCGGTGTCCAGTGGGGAGGACGCCCTCGAGACCCTCAAGGCCGAGGACGTGGACATGGTGCTGACGGACCGCCGTCTGCCCGGCATGGACGGCGTGGAGCTTGTCCGGCGCATCCACGGCGAGCACACCGACCTCGCGGTGGTGGTGATGACCGCCTACGGCACCATCGAATCGGCGGTGGAGGCGATGCGGATGGGCGCCGAGGACTATCTCGTGAAGCCCTTCGAGATCGCCGAGCTGCTCCTCGTCATCCGGCGGGCCCTCGAGTTCCACGAGCTCAAGTCGGCGAGCCGGCTCACCCTCCGTCGAAACCAGGAGCGCTTCACCTTCAAGAATATCGTGGCGCGGAGCCCCCGGATGAAGGAGGTCTTCGAGCTGGTGCAGCCCCTCGTGGATCTCGAGACCACCGTGCTCATCCACGGCGAGACCGGGGTGGGGAAGGAGCTCCTCGCGCGGTCCATCCACTTCTCGGGAGCGCGGCGCGACCGGCCCTTCGTGGCGGTGAACTGCGCGGCCATTCCCGAGGAGCTGTTCGAATCCGAGCTGTTCGGGGCGCGGCGGGGCGCGTTCACGGGCGCCCACGAGCACCGCCGCGGCCACTTTCAGATGGCGCACGGGGGCACCCTGCTGCTGGACGAGATCGGGGAGATGCCGCTGCATCTGCAGTCCAAGCTCCTGCGAGCCATCGAGGAGAAGAAGGTGACGTCCGTCGGCTCGGACCGCCCGGTCGAGGTGGACGTTCGCTTCATCGCCACCACCAACAAGGATCTCCAGGCCGAAGCGGAGCGCGGCACGTTCCGGCGCGACCTCTACTATCGGCTCTCCGTGATGCCGGTGCTGATTCCGCCCCTGCGCGAGCGCCCCGAGGACGTGCCCGTGCTCGTCCAGCAATTTCTGGAAGCGGCGAGTCGCCGCTCGCGCAAGGGCGTGCGCGGCATCGCCCCCGAGAGCCTGCAGGCGCTCATGCGCTACCCCTGGCCGGGCAATGTGCGCGAGCTCGAGAACGTGATCGAGCGCGCGGTGATCGTGTCCAAGGACGAGGTGCTCACCGGCGTGGAGCGCTTCCTCTCGCCGAGCGGGGCCCATGCGCCCGTCGATCTGTCGCTGCCGTTCCGGGACGCCAAGGCCCGCGTGGTCGAGGAGTTCGAGCGCGCCTACGTGGCCGGGCTGCTGGACGCCCACGGGGGCAAGCTGACCGCGGCGGCGAAGCATGCGGACATGGATCCCAAGAACTTCTCGGACAAGATGGCGCGCTACGGCCTCCGGCGCGTGCCACCCACGGAGGGCGGCGAGTCGAGCCCGCGCCCGGCCTGA
- the acs gene encoding acetate--CoA ligase, whose amino-acid sequence MASKSADTATPITALLRERRKFPPPKAFAKQANARSASVYAQAAKNPVRFWEGWAKRLDWFTPWKKTLEWKAPNAKWFIGGKLNVSYNCLDRHITTARRTKAALIWEGEPGDTRTLTYWDLYREVNRFAAALKQHGVKRGDRVTIYMPMVPEAAIAMLACTRIGAPHSVIFGGFAPDAVRDRIHDADSTIVITADGGYRRGSVVPLKQNVDTALKECPDVRTVVVLKRTGATINMETGRDIWWSDFVKDASAHCPPEKMDAEDMLYLLYTSGSTGKPKGIQHTTGGYLTGVLATTNWVFDLKDTDVYWCTADIGWVTGHSYVVYGPLANGATTVMYEGTPDFPDKDRFWRIIERHGITICYTAPTAIRTFMRWGEEYPNRCDLSSLRLLGSVGEPINPEAWVWYWKVIGGGRCPVVDTWWQTETGHILITPLPGLTTLKPGSATKPFPGIEAKVVNDKGEPAKAGYLVLTKPWPGMLRGIYRDPQRFVAQYWSRYPNIYFTGDGAKMDEDGFFWLLGRVDDVMNVSGHRVSTMEVESALVDHAKVAEAAVIGRPHEIKGQAIAAFVTIKDGTQGTKELMEEIKAHVVKKIGALARPDDLIFASDLPKTRSGKIMRRLLRDIAEGKALGDTTTLADPSVVARLKDQYGEEE is encoded by the coding sequence ATGGCGAGCAAGAGCGCTGACACGGCCACCCCCATCACGGCCCTTCTGCGGGAGCGGCGGAAGTTTCCGCCCCCCAAGGCGTTCGCGAAGCAGGCCAATGCGCGGAGCGCCAGCGTCTATGCGCAGGCGGCGAAGAATCCCGTCCGGTTCTGGGAGGGCTGGGCGAAGCGGCTCGACTGGTTCACGCCGTGGAAGAAGACGCTCGAGTGGAAGGCGCCCAACGCCAAGTGGTTCATCGGCGGCAAGCTGAACGTCTCGTACAACTGCCTCGACCGACACATCACCACCGCGCGGCGCACCAAGGCCGCGCTGATCTGGGAAGGCGAGCCCGGCGACACGCGGACCCTGACCTACTGGGATCTCTATCGCGAGGTCAACCGCTTCGCCGCCGCCCTCAAGCAGCATGGGGTCAAGCGGGGCGATCGCGTGACGATCTACATGCCCATGGTGCCGGAGGCGGCGATCGCGATGCTCGCTTGCACCCGGATCGGCGCGCCCCACAGCGTGATCTTCGGCGGCTTTGCTCCCGATGCCGTGCGCGACCGCATCCACGACGCCGACTCCACCATCGTCATCACCGCCGACGGTGGCTATCGCCGCGGCTCGGTGGTGCCGCTCAAGCAGAACGTGGACACTGCCCTCAAAGAATGCCCGGATGTGCGCACGGTGGTCGTGCTCAAGCGCACCGGAGCGACGATCAACATGGAGACCGGCCGCGACATCTGGTGGTCGGACTTCGTCAAGGATGCGTCCGCTCACTGCCCGCCGGAGAAGATGGACGCGGAGGACATGCTCTACCTCCTCTACACCTCGGGCTCCACCGGCAAGCCCAAGGGCATCCAGCACACCACCGGCGGCTACCTCACCGGCGTTCTCGCGACCACCAACTGGGTGTTCGACCTCAAGGACACGGACGTCTACTGGTGCACCGCCGACATCGGTTGGGTCACCGGGCATTCCTACGTGGTGTACGGCCCTCTCGCCAACGGTGCCACCACCGTGATGTACGAGGGCACACCCGACTTTCCCGACAAGGACCGCTTCTGGCGCATCATAGAGCGCCACGGCATCACGATCTGCTACACCGCACCCACCGCGATCCGCACCTTCATGCGCTGGGGCGAGGAGTATCCGAACCGCTGCGATCTCTCATCGCTGCGCCTCCTCGGCTCGGTGGGCGAGCCGATCAATCCCGAGGCGTGGGTCTGGTACTGGAAGGTGATCGGTGGTGGCCGCTGCCCCGTGGTCGACACCTGGTGGCAGACCGAGACCGGGCACATCTTGATCACGCCACTGCCGGGCCTCACCACGCTCAAGCCGGGCTCGGCGACGAAGCCCTTCCCCGGCATCGAGGCCAAGGTGGTCAACGACAAGGGCGAGCCCGCCAAGGCGGGCTACCTGGTGCTCACCAAGCCGTGGCCGGGCATGCTGCGCGGCATCTACCGTGACCCGCAGCGCTTCGTGGCCCAGTACTGGAGCCGCTACCCAAACATCTACTTCACCGGCGATGGCGCCAAGATGGACGAGGACGGGTTCTTCTGGCTGCTGGGCCGGGTCGACGACGTCATGAACGTCTCCGGCCACCGCGTCTCCACCATGGAGGTGGAGTCCGCGCTGGTCGACCACGCCAAGGTCGCCGAGGCGGCGGTGATCGGCCGCCCGCATGAGATCAAAGGCCAGGCCATCGCGGCATTCGTCACGATCAAGGACGGCACCCAGGGCACGAAGGAGCTGATGGAGGAGATCAAGGCCCACGTGGTGAAGAAGATCGGCGCCCTCGCGCGACCGGACGATCTCATCTTCGCCTCCGATCTGCCCAAGACGCGATCGGGGAAGATCATGCGGCGGCTCCTGCGGGACATCGCCGAGGGCAAGGCGCTGGGTGACACCACCACGCTGGCCGACCCCAGCGTGGTGGCGCGGCTGAAGGATCAGTACGGCGAGGAGGAGTAG